One genomic region from Zalophus californianus isolate mZalCal1 chromosome 14, mZalCal1.pri.v2, whole genome shotgun sequence encodes:
- the DYNLL1 gene encoding dynein light chain 1, cytoplasmic — protein MCDRKAVIKNADMSEEMQQDSVECATQALEKYNIEKDIAAHIKKEFDKKYNPTWHCIVGRNFGSYVTHETKHFIYFYLGQVAILLFKSG, from the exons ATGTGCGACCGAAAGGCCGTGATCAAAAATGCCGATATGTCGGAGGAGATGCAACAGGACtcggtggagtgtgcgactcaGGCGTTGGAGAAATATAACATAGAGAAGGACATTGCGGCCCATATTAAAAAG GAGTTTGATAAGAAGTACAACCCCACCTGGCACTGCATCGTGGGGAGGAACTTCGGTAGTTATGTGACACATGAAACCAAACACTTCATCTACTTCTACCTGGGCCAAGTGGCCATTCTTCTGTTCAAATCTGGTTAA